The following proteins are co-located in the Micromonospora viridifaciens genome:
- a CDS encoding PASTA domain-containing protein, which translates to MSDDRQEPPAGDDDATRPIARDPGDLTQPGPVNQTLRQPAVPPAWSGRAGVPPPRPVGGAEAEWYTEEQAERRWWMPILLGILALALLALIGLGVWLALSAAERDPGQPPSPSAVPSSTPETSAAPTTTAASTSPSATAPSAPPTTTLAARGPMPPLVGLPEAAARAVLDGLDVPYQVQRRASEQPAGTVIETDPAAGEPIAAGEPVTIVVAEAVTPATGASSLTSGPTGTPAS; encoded by the coding sequence ATGAGCGACGACCGTCAGGAGCCACCCGCCGGGGACGACGATGCCACCCGCCCGATCGCCCGGGACCCCGGGGACCTCACCCAGCCCGGGCCCGTCAACCAGACCCTCCGCCAGCCGGCCGTCCCGCCCGCCTGGTCCGGGCGGGCCGGGGTGCCCCCGCCGCGACCGGTCGGCGGTGCCGAGGCCGAGTGGTACACCGAGGAGCAGGCCGAGCGCCGCTGGTGGATGCCGATCCTGCTGGGCATCCTCGCGCTGGCGCTGCTCGCGTTGATCGGCTTGGGCGTCTGGCTGGCGCTGAGTGCGGCGGAGCGCGACCCGGGCCAGCCGCCCTCCCCCTCGGCCGTGCCGAGCAGCACCCCGGAGACCAGCGCCGCGCCGACCACCACCGCGGCGAGCACCTCGCCGTCGGCGACCGCGCCGAGCGCCCCGCCGACCACGACGCTCGCCGCCCGCGGCCCGATGCCGCCGTTGGTGGGGCTGCCGGAGGCCGCCGCCCGCGCGGTCCTGGACGGGCTGGACGTGCCCTACCAGGTGCAGCGGCGCGCATCGGAGCAGCCGGCCGGCACGGTGATCGAAACCGATCCGGCCGCCGGCGAGCCGATCGCCGCGGGAGAGCCGGTCACGATCGTGGTGGCCGAGGCGGTGACCCCGGCGACCGGCGCGAGCAGCCTGACGTCGGGTCCGACGGGGACGCCGGCCTCCTGA
- a CDS encoding PASTA domain-containing protein gives MTDDGYPDRQPGVGDDPGPDRTRMLLGGGLAAVLLAVIGASGGWILAGEAGAPSQPVAGVTTQPPPSAGAPSAGTPSGTPQQRPTGVRTTAAAGLTVPEVVGTDFERARQELRDRKLGWQLVFGTGSGRNVQRTSPAPGTPVRRGTTVVLWVAGPAPALAVPDLIAQDCGDAADDLVAAGLYPRYRTDRRGPVTAQDPAGGATARWNDRVALTCGDEASTAPETSPPVL, from the coding sequence ATGACGGACGACGGGTACCCGGACCGGCAGCCCGGGGTGGGCGACGACCCGGGGCCGGACCGGACGAGGATGCTCCTGGGTGGCGGCCTCGCGGCGGTGCTGTTGGCGGTGATCGGGGCGAGCGGAGGCTGGATCCTCGCCGGCGAGGCGGGGGCGCCCTCCCAGCCGGTCGCCGGCGTCACCACCCAGCCGCCGCCGAGCGCAGGTGCGCCGAGCGCAGGTACGCCGAGCGGCACCCCGCAACAGCGCCCGACCGGTGTGCGAACCACCGCGGCGGCCGGGCTCACCGTGCCCGAGGTGGTGGGTACCGACTTCGAGCGGGCCCGGCAGGAACTGCGCGACCGCAAGCTCGGCTGGCAGCTCGTCTTCGGCACCGGCTCGGGCCGGAATGTCCAGCGGACCTCCCCCGCGCCCGGTACGCCGGTCCGCCGCGGCACCACCGTCGTCCTCTGGGTCGCCGGCCCGGCGCCGGCCCTCGCCGTACCGGATCTGATCGCGCAGGACTGCGGCGACGCCGCCGACGACCTGGTCGCGGCCGGGCTCTACCCGCGCTACCGCACCGACCGCCGGGGCCCGGTCACCGCTCAGGACCCGGCCGGCGGGGCGACCGCCCGGTGGAACGACCGGGTTGCCCTGACCTGCGGCGACGAGGCTTCGACGGCCCCGGAGACCAGCCCGCCCGTGCTCTGA
- a CDS encoding glutamate--cysteine ligase family protein translates to MGRDVEQGAFSREDRVRYRQKVRRCLDVFALMLDDFGFDADRPMTGLEIELNLVDSVAEPAMRNDQILADIADPLFQTELGQFNLELNAPPRLIEGTGFTDYERDLRDSLTRADERAARSDAKIVLVGILPTLTERHLIVDNLSTNERYRALNDQIVGARGEDFELDIRGVERLQTHNDSIASEAACTSLQFHLQVAPDSFADYWNASQAIAGPQVAVGANSPFLYGRQLWAETRIALFEQATDTRPDELKAQGVRPRVWFGERWITSIFDLFEENVRYFPPLLPIVADEDPVEVLHAGGVPELAELRLHNGTIYRWNRPVYDIMGGRPHLRVENRVLPAGPTVVDMLANAAFYFGLARAFAEADRPIWSQLTFSSAEENFHAAARRGLDAVLHWPRLGEVPVAKLVLDVLLPRAAQGLDGFGVAPAERDRLLGVIEQRCRTGRNGATWQAETVWAAERQRGLDRDAALHHMLQRYAELQRSNEPVHTWPVD, encoded by the coding sequence ATGGGCAGAGACGTCGAGCAGGGCGCCTTCTCCCGGGAGGACCGGGTCCGCTACCGGCAGAAGGTCCGGCGATGCCTGGACGTCTTCGCGCTGATGCTGGATGACTTCGGCTTCGACGCCGACCGTCCGATGACCGGGCTGGAGATCGAGCTGAACCTGGTCGACTCCGTGGCCGAGCCGGCCATGCGGAACGACCAGATCCTCGCCGACATCGCCGATCCGCTCTTCCAGACCGAGCTGGGTCAGTTCAACCTGGAGCTGAACGCCCCGCCCCGACTCATCGAGGGCACCGGGTTCACCGACTACGAGCGGGACCTGCGTGACAGCCTGACCCGTGCCGACGAGCGGGCCGCCCGGTCGGACGCCAAGATAGTGCTGGTCGGCATCCTGCCCACGCTCACCGAGCGGCACCTGATCGTCGACAACCTCTCCACCAACGAGCGCTACCGGGCGCTGAACGACCAGATCGTCGGCGCTCGGGGCGAGGACTTCGAGCTGGACATCCGCGGCGTCGAGCGGCTCCAGACACACAACGACTCGATCGCCTCGGAGGCCGCCTGCACCAGCCTCCAGTTCCACCTCCAGGTCGCGCCGGACAGTTTCGCCGACTACTGGAACGCGTCCCAGGCCATCGCCGGCCCGCAGGTCGCGGTGGGCGCGAACTCGCCGTTCCTGTACGGCCGGCAGCTCTGGGCGGAGACCCGGATCGCGCTGTTCGAGCAGGCCACCGACACCCGCCCCGACGAGCTTAAGGCCCAGGGCGTACGCCCCCGGGTGTGGTTCGGGGAACGCTGGATCACCTCGATCTTCGACCTGTTCGAGGAGAACGTCCGCTACTTCCCGCCGTTGCTGCCGATCGTGGCGGACGAGGACCCGGTCGAGGTGCTGCACGCCGGCGGGGTGCCCGAGCTGGCCGAGCTGCGGCTGCACAACGGCACGATCTACCGCTGGAACCGGCCCGTCTACGACATCATGGGCGGCCGCCCCCACCTGCGGGTGGAGAACCGGGTGCTACCCGCCGGGCCGACGGTGGTGGACATGCTGGCCAACGCCGCCTTCTACTTCGGGCTCGCCCGGGCCTTCGCCGAGGCGGACCGTCCGATCTGGAGCCAGCTCACCTTCAGTTCGGCGGAGGAGAACTTCCACGCCGCCGCGCGCCGGGGCCTGGACGCCGTGCTGCACTGGCCCCGGCTCGGCGAGGTGCCAGTGGCCAAGCTCGTGCTCGACGTCCTGTTGCCCAGGGCGGCACAGGGGCTGGACGGCTTCGGCGTCGCCCCGGCCGAGCGGGACCGCCTCCTCGGCGTCATCGAGCAGCGCTGCCGTACCGGCCGTAACGGCGCCACCTGGCAGGCCGAAACGGTGTGGGCGGCCGAGCGGCAGCGGGGCCTGGACCGGGACGCCGCCCTCCACCACATGCTCCAGCGTTACGCCGAGCTCCAGCGCAGCAACGAGCCGGTGCACACCTGGCCGGTCGACTGA
- a CDS encoding YceI family protein produces MTSSTETVTREWEGLTIPAAGTYQLDAAHKRVGFVARHMMVSKVRGEFAEASATITIAEDPMQSSVTATIQAASINTAQADRDAHLRSPEFLDVEKFPTLEFRSTGVKSREGNEFVLTGELTVKDVTRPVELEVEFEGVGRSPFGQDIFGFSASTEIDREDFGLTWNVALETGGVLVGKKIKIEIEGEAIRQG; encoded by the coding sequence ATGACCAGCAGCACCGAGACGGTTACCCGCGAGTGGGAAGGTCTCACCATCCCGGCCGCCGGCACCTACCAGCTGGACGCGGCTCACAAGCGGGTCGGGTTCGTCGCGCGGCACATGATGGTCAGCAAGGTGCGCGGTGAGTTCGCCGAGGCGAGCGCCACGATCACCATCGCGGAGGACCCGATGCAGTCCTCCGTCACCGCCACGATCCAGGCGGCCAGCATCAACACGGCCCAGGCCGACCGCGACGCCCACCTGCGCAGCCCCGAGTTCCTCGACGTCGAGAAGTTCCCGACGCTGGAGTTCCGCAGCACGGGCGTGAAGTCCCGCGAGGGCAACGAGTTCGTCCTCACCGGCGAGCTGACCGTGAAGGACGTCACCCGGCCGGTGGAGCTGGAGGTCGAGTTCGAGGGTGTCGGCCGCAGCCCGTTCGGCCAGGACATCTTCGGTTTCTCCGCCAGCACCGAGATCGACCGCGAGGACTTCGGCCTGACCTGGAACGTCGCCCTGGAGACCGGCGGCGTCCTGGTCGGCAAGAAGATCAAGATCGAGATCGAGGGCGAGGCCATTCGCCAGGGCTGA
- a CDS encoding MarR family winged helix-turn-helix transcriptional regulator, with protein sequence MDQNVFDDPRITAVGLLVEAHAGLSARFAAQFEEHGLSPVEFEVLTRLARSPGRQLRMTDLAAQTSLSTSGVTRVVDRMERDGLIGRRACPSDRRSSYAVATAAGLARLDEILPGHLRIIEQWFTGQLDPAALAALLDGLRRVRDAVHPGATAGSTSTASTGETTAAC encoded by the coding sequence GTGGACCAGAACGTGTTCGACGACCCCCGGATCACCGCCGTCGGCCTCCTCGTCGAGGCGCACGCCGGGCTGTCGGCCCGGTTCGCCGCCCAGTTCGAGGAGCACGGCCTCTCCCCGGTCGAGTTCGAGGTGCTCACCCGCCTCGCCCGCTCGCCGGGCAGGCAACTGCGGATGACCGACCTCGCCGCCCAGACCTCCCTCTCCACCAGCGGGGTGACCCGGGTCGTCGACCGGATGGAGCGCGACGGGCTGATCGGCCGTCGGGCCTGCCCGTCCGACCGGCGTAGCTCGTACGCGGTGGCCACCGCCGCCGGCCTGGCCCGACTGGACGAGATCCTGCCCGGGCACCTGCGGATCATCGAGCAGTGGTTCACCGGCCAACTCGACCCGGCCGCCCTGGCGGCGCTCCTCGACGGCCTGCGCCGGGTTCGCGACGCGGTCCACCCGGGGGCCACCGCCGGTAGCACCAGCACCGCCTCGACCGGCGAGACGACCGCCGCCTGCTGA
- a CDS encoding ATP-binding protein, translating to MTPDHDPSGSPDGRTLLPDLLRGHRLAAGLTQAELAGRAGVGVRTVRDLERGRSTRPQRTTIDLLADALGLTGDARREFRAAARPAPSAPHPATPAPHPAESAPHPAARHLTVTGSTTTGSGTPIALPQPVPLIGRGRDVAEVAALLSAERPVVSLVGLAGVGKTALALTVAHAVAAEHPAGVAGVLVGEGSDAADVLAASVAVLGVNRLADLAGRLAGRPALLMVDAVERAPGPVAEALWTLVAAAPTLRVLVTGRRPVGLSGELVRPVAPLDVPPVGAAPADPAELARWPAAALFVARLAQVRREPPTPAELPALAALVRRLGGLPLAIELMAARGRILDVTELLDRYGDRVLDLATDGRPGWVPVDRAAGTVTLREAVATSYRLLAREERAALRRLSAFRNRWSVEFAEDLLADGGQRRDVVPLLDRLLELGLLSVRGNGPFRFRLLDAVRDFAAEQAVGEGELSQIRQRHALVVTAMVVRVAPKLAGADLPATVHLLDEATSDITTALTYAADHDPVTALRLAAALPRWWRLRGRVVSGRRWLRRLLADPRTADADPVLRAWAQLGAAQLAVEHDAGAEELSAARAALATFREAGEVVGELWADTVLGALLSGVGDHDEARRQAQTALELATRHGRVREMAVAQAYLTWHDVRAGDLAGARRRLATVDRLAAESGEQRLRVLARADFVEVTRLEGRYADAVEQGRRVAAALAELGDPGQRRRVLGTVGLALAQEGRAVEALTVVAELRPTLPVPGQRRPAGAEGADQPGAGEGPTGRPEDAVCALIEGHLALHRGDRELATEWYAAAAEAATDGRNRRDVIEALVGLATSTADPAVLDRLARTRRSTGISLLPREEALLHALVAGRGRQA from the coding sequence ATGACTCCGGATCATGATCCTTCGGGGAGCCCGGATGGTCGTACCCTCTTGCCCGATCTGCTGCGGGGGCACCGGCTCGCCGCCGGTCTCACCCAGGCCGAGCTGGCCGGCCGGGCGGGCGTCGGGGTGCGGACGGTCCGTGATCTGGAGCGGGGCCGGTCCACGCGGCCCCAGCGCACCACCATCGACCTGCTCGCCGACGCCCTCGGCCTGACCGGCGACGCACGGCGGGAGTTCCGCGCCGCGGCTCGGCCGGCCCCGTCCGCGCCGCACCCGGCCACGCCAGCACCGCATCCGGCCGAGTCCGCGCCACATCCGGCCGCGCGGCACCTGACGGTCACCGGTTCCACCACCACCGGATCCGGTACGCCGATCGCGTTGCCGCAGCCGGTGCCGCTGATCGGCCGGGGTCGGGACGTGGCCGAGGTCGCCGCTCTGCTGAGCGCCGAGCGTCCGGTGGTGAGCCTGGTCGGCCTGGCCGGCGTCGGCAAGACCGCCCTCGCCCTCACCGTCGCGCACGCGGTGGCCGCCGAGCACCCGGCCGGTGTCGCCGGGGTGCTGGTCGGTGAGGGCTCGGACGCCGCCGACGTGCTGGCCGCGTCGGTGGCGGTGCTCGGCGTGAATCGGCTCGCCGACCTCGCCGGCCGGCTCGCCGGCCGACCGGCGCTGCTGATGGTGGATGCGGTGGAACGGGCACCCGGGCCGGTGGCGGAGGCACTATGGACGCTGGTCGCCGCGGCACCGACGCTGCGGGTGCTGGTGACCGGCCGGCGCCCGGTCGGCCTCTCCGGCGAGCTGGTCCGGCCGGTGGCGCCGCTCGACGTGCCGCCGGTCGGGGCGGCGCCGGCGGATCCGGCCGAGCTGGCCCGCTGGCCGGCGGCGGCGCTGTTCGTCGCGCGGCTCGCCCAGGTACGCCGCGAGCCGCCCACCCCGGCCGAGCTGCCGGCGCTGGCCGCGCTGGTCCGTCGTCTCGGCGGCCTGCCGCTGGCCATCGAGCTGATGGCCGCACGGGGGCGGATCCTCGACGTCACCGAGCTGCTCGACCGGTACGGCGACCGCGTTCTCGATCTCGCCACGGACGGCCGCCCCGGCTGGGTGCCCGTCGATCGGGCGGCCGGCACGGTGACCTTGCGCGAGGCGGTGGCGACCAGCTACCGGCTGCTCGCGCGGGAGGAACGGGCGGCGCTGCGCCGGCTCTCGGCGTTCCGCAACCGCTGGTCGGTGGAGTTCGCCGAGGACCTGCTCGCCGACGGCGGCCAGCGCCGGGACGTCGTGCCGCTGCTGGACCGGCTGCTCGAACTCGGCCTGCTCAGCGTCCGGGGCAACGGACCGTTCCGGTTCCGCCTCCTGGACGCGGTACGCGACTTCGCCGCCGAGCAGGCCGTCGGGGAGGGCGAGCTGAGCCAGATCCGGCAGCGGCACGCGCTCGTGGTCACCGCGATGGTGGTCCGCGTCGCACCGAAGCTGGCCGGTGCGGACCTGCCCGCCACGGTGCACCTGTTGGACGAGGCGACCAGCGACATCACCACGGCCCTGACGTACGCCGCCGACCACGACCCGGTGACCGCGCTGCGGCTCGCGGCGGCGCTGCCCAGGTGGTGGCGGCTGCGGGGCCGGGTCGTCTCCGGACGGCGCTGGCTGCGCCGGCTGCTGGCCGATCCGCGTACCGCCGACGCCGACCCGGTGCTGCGGGCCTGGGCGCAGCTCGGGGCGGCTCAACTGGCTGTCGAGCACGATGCCGGCGCGGAGGAACTGTCCGCGGCGCGGGCCGCGTTGGCCACGTTCCGGGAGGCCGGGGAGGTGGTCGGAGAGCTGTGGGCCGACACCGTGCTCGGTGCGCTGCTGTCCGGCGTGGGCGACCACGACGAGGCCCGACGGCAGGCGCAGACGGCGCTGGAGCTGGCCACCCGGCACGGCCGGGTACGCGAGATGGCCGTCGCCCAGGCGTACCTGACCTGGCATGACGTACGGGCGGGTGACCTGGCCGGGGCGCGGCGGCGACTGGCCACCGTGGACCGCCTCGCCGCCGAGTCCGGTGAGCAGCGGCTACGGGTGCTGGCCCGGGCCGACTTCGTCGAGGTGACCCGCCTGGAGGGCCGGTACGCCGACGCGGTGGAGCAGGGCCGGCGGGTCGCTGCGGCGCTCGCCGAGTTGGGCGACCCGGGGCAGCGACGGCGGGTGCTCGGCACGGTCGGGCTGGCGCTCGCCCAGGAAGGGCGGGCCGTCGAGGCGCTGACGGTGGTCGCCGAGTTGCGACCCACCCTGCCCGTGCCCGGGCAGCGCCGGCCAGCCGGCGCGGAGGGAGCGGACCAGCCCGGTGCCGGGGAGGGACCCACCGGGCGGCCGGAGGACGCGGTCTGCGCGTTGATCGAGGGGCATCTCGCGCTGCACCGGGGGGACCGGGAGTTGGCGACCGAGTGGTACGCCGCGGCGGCCGAAGCGGCGACCGACGGCCGCAACCGGCGGGACGTGATCGAGGCGCTGGTGGGGCTGGCGACGAGCACGGCCGATCCGGCCGTGCTGGACCGGCTCGCCCGCACCCGGCGCTCCACCGGCATCAGTCTGCTGCCGCGCGAGGAGGCCCTGCTCCACGCGCTGGTGGCCGGTCGCGGCCGGCAGGCCTGA
- a CDS encoding acyl-CoA dehydrogenase family protein codes for MDFRLSEEQQALRESVRDFAREVVAPVIAEHYEQHTFPYEIIRQMGKMGLFGLPFPEEHGGMGGDYFALCLALEELARVDSSVAITLEAAVSLGAMPIYRFGTDEQKARWLPKLTSGEALAGFGLTEPGFGSDAGGTQTRAVLDGDEWVINGSKAFITNSGTDITALVTVTAVTGTKPDGSKELSTIIVPSGTPGFTVAPGYSKVGWTASDTHELTFDDCRVPAANLLGERGRGFAQFLSILDEGRIAIAALAVGLAQGCVDESIKYAKERQAFGQPIGNYQAIQFKIADMEAKAHTARLAYYDAAARMLAGEPFKRQAAIAKLHASTIAVDNAREATQIHGGYGFMNEYPVARFWRDSKILEIGEGTSEVQRMVIARDLGL; via the coding sequence ATGGACTTCCGGCTCAGCGAGGAGCAACAGGCGCTGCGGGAGAGCGTGCGGGACTTCGCCCGTGAGGTGGTGGCCCCGGTCATCGCCGAGCACTACGAGCAGCACACCTTCCCGTACGAGATCATCCGTCAGATGGGCAAGATGGGCCTGTTCGGCCTGCCCTTCCCCGAGGAGCACGGCGGCATGGGCGGCGACTACTTCGCGCTCTGCCTGGCCCTGGAGGAGCTGGCCCGGGTCGACTCCAGCGTGGCGATCACCCTGGAGGCGGCGGTCTCCCTCGGCGCGATGCCGATCTACCGGTTCGGCACCGACGAGCAGAAGGCGCGGTGGCTGCCGAAGCTCACCAGCGGCGAGGCCCTGGCCGGTTTCGGCCTCACCGAGCCGGGCTTCGGCTCGGACGCCGGCGGCACCCAGACCCGCGCGGTCCTGGACGGCGACGAGTGGGTGATCAACGGCTCGAAGGCCTTCATCACCAACTCGGGCACCGACATCACCGCGCTGGTCACGGTCACCGCGGTCACCGGGACGAAGCCGGACGGCTCAAAGGAGCTGTCCACCATCATCGTCCCGTCGGGTACGCCCGGCTTCACCGTCGCGCCGGGCTACTCCAAGGTCGGCTGGACCGCCTCGGACACCCACGAGCTGACCTTCGACGACTGCCGGGTGCCGGCGGCCAACCTGCTCGGCGAGCGGGGCCGGGGCTTCGCGCAGTTCCTGAGCATCCTCGACGAGGGGCGGATCGCCATCGCCGCGCTGGCCGTGGGCCTCGCCCAGGGCTGCGTGGACGAGTCGATCAAGTATGCGAAGGAGCGCCAGGCCTTCGGCCAGCCGATCGGCAACTACCAGGCGATCCAGTTCAAGATCGCCGACATGGAGGCGAAGGCACACACCGCCCGGCTGGCGTACTACGACGCCGCCGCGCGGATGCTGGCCGGCGAGCCGTTCAAGCGGCAGGCCGCCATCGCCAAGCTGCACGCCAGCACCATCGCGGTGGACAACGCCCGCGAGGCCACCCAGATTCACGGCGGCTACGGCTTCATGAACGAGTACCCGGTGGCCCGCTTCTGGCGGGACTCGAAGATCCTCGAGATCGGTGAGGGCACCAGCGAGGTGCAGCGCATGGTCATCGCCCGCGACCTCGGCCTGTGA
- a CDS encoding acyl-CoA carboxylase subunit beta, whose translation MTLDGEALEQLRKRAKAGGADKYHAANAAKGKLFARERVALLVDEGSFVEDGLYANALAEGLPADGVVTGTATIDGRPVCLMANDSTVKAGSWGARTVEKIIRIIERAYSTGVPMVYLVDSAGARITDQVELFPGRRGAGKIFWNQVRASGSIPQVCALFGPSAAGGAYIPAFCDVVAMVDGNASMYLGSDRMVEMVTGEKTTLEAMGGAKVHCAESGVGHFLCKTEAEALDVVRRYLSYLPANWQQQPPTAPAMEAPEKADLAALVPASERQAFDMRRYVKGLLDEGSFFELQALWAKELTIGFGRLNGEVVGVVGNNSMFKGGVLFVDSADKASRFVQLCDAFNVPLLFLSDVPGFMVGSAVEKQGIIRHGAKMITAISEATVPKICVVVRKAYGAGLYAMAGPGFEPDATIALPTAKIAVMGAEAAVNAVYANKIAAIEDEAERAAFVTAKREEYERDIDIVRLASELVVDAIVEPHELRAELIRRFAAACGKERHFSRRRHGVTPV comes from the coding sequence GTGACGCTCGACGGTGAGGCTCTGGAGCAGCTGCGCAAGCGCGCCAAGGCCGGCGGTGCGGACAAGTACCACGCGGCGAACGCCGCCAAGGGCAAGCTCTTCGCCCGCGAACGGGTCGCCCTCCTGGTCGACGAGGGCTCCTTCGTCGAGGACGGCCTCTACGCCAACGCGCTGGCCGAGGGGCTCCCCGCCGACGGCGTGGTCACCGGCACGGCCACCATCGACGGCCGCCCGGTCTGCCTGATGGCGAACGACTCCACGGTCAAGGCCGGCAGCTGGGGCGCGCGTACCGTCGAGAAGATCATCCGGATCATCGAGCGGGCGTACTCGACCGGCGTGCCGATGGTCTACCTGGTCGACTCGGCCGGGGCCCGGATCACCGACCAGGTCGAGCTCTTCCCCGGCCGCCGTGGCGCCGGGAAGATCTTCTGGAACCAGGTCCGCGCCTCCGGCTCGATCCCGCAGGTCTGCGCGCTGTTCGGGCCCAGCGCGGCGGGCGGGGCGTACATCCCGGCGTTCTGCGACGTGGTCGCCATGGTGGACGGCAACGCCAGCATGTACCTCGGCTCCGACCGGATGGTCGAGATGGTCACCGGCGAGAAGACCACCCTGGAGGCGATGGGTGGGGCCAAGGTGCACTGCGCCGAGTCCGGCGTCGGGCACTTCCTCTGCAAGACCGAGGCCGAGGCGCTCGACGTGGTCCGGCGCTACCTGTCGTACCTGCCGGCGAACTGGCAGCAGCAGCCGCCGACGGCGCCGGCCATGGAGGCGCCGGAGAAGGCCGACCTGGCCGCGCTGGTGCCGGCGAGCGAGCGGCAGGCGTTCGACATGCGCCGGTACGTCAAGGGCCTGCTCGACGAGGGCAGCTTCTTCGAGCTCCAGGCGCTCTGGGCCAAGGAGCTGACCATCGGTTTCGGTCGGCTGAACGGCGAGGTCGTCGGCGTGGTCGGCAACAACTCGATGTTCAAGGGCGGGGTGCTCTTCGTCGACTCGGCCGACAAGGCGAGCCGCTTCGTGCAGCTCTGCGACGCGTTCAACGTGCCGCTGCTGTTCCTGAGCGACGTGCCCGGGTTCATGGTCGGCAGCGCGGTGGAGAAGCAGGGCATCATCCGGCACGGCGCCAAGATGATCACCGCGATCTCCGAGGCGACCGTACCCAAGATCTGCGTGGTGGTCCGCAAGGCGTACGGCGCCGGCCTCTACGCGATGGCCGGCCCCGGCTTCGAGCCGGACGCGACGATCGCGCTGCCCACCGCCAAGATCGCGGTGATGGGCGCGGAGGCCGCGGTCAACGCGGTGTACGCCAACAAGATCGCCGCGATCGAGGACGAGGCCGAGCGGGCCGCCTTCGTCACCGCGAAGCGCGAGGAGTACGAGCGGGACATCGACATCGTCCGGCTCGCCAGCGAGCTGGTGGTCGACGCGATCGTCGAGCCGCACGAGCTGCGGGCCGAGCTGATCCGCCGGTTCGCCGCCGCCTGCGGCAAGGAGCGGCACTTCTCCCGGCGCCGGCACGGCGTCACCCCCGTCTGA
- a CDS encoding hydroxymethylglutaryl-CoA lyase has translation MPDFVSIREVGPRDGLQNEDPIPTDAKVRLLDALSRTGVKRIEAVSFVHPRAIPQMADADEVWQRAVKADGVRYSALVPNTRGAQRALAAGFTEIEVVVSASDTHNRRNVNRSTEESLDDIAELIDLLHGAGARAEVIIATSFGCPYEGDVDPRRVAGIVDRVVSDGADRVAFGDTTGMGTPRRVRELITAVRDRNAHIPVLLHFHNTRGTALANLLTALELGVTEFDASVGGLGGCPYAPGASGNLATEEAVHMLHDMGIDTGIDLDALIEAAELAEDLVGKKLPSGVLRAGPRTRLTPR, from the coding sequence ATGCCGGACTTCGTATCCATTCGGGAGGTCGGGCCCCGGGACGGGCTCCAGAACGAGGACCCGATTCCCACCGACGCAAAGGTACGGCTGCTCGACGCCCTCTCCAGGACCGGCGTCAAGCGCATCGAGGCCGTCTCGTTCGTGCACCCGAGGGCGATCCCGCAGATGGCCGACGCCGACGAGGTGTGGCAGCGGGCCGTCAAGGCCGACGGCGTGCGCTACTCCGCCCTGGTGCCGAACACCCGTGGCGCGCAGCGGGCCCTGGCCGCCGGCTTCACCGAGATCGAGGTGGTGGTCTCGGCCAGCGACACGCACAACCGGCGCAACGTCAACCGCTCCACCGAAGAGTCCCTCGACGACATCGCCGAGCTGATCGACCTGCTGCACGGCGCCGGTGCCCGGGCCGAGGTGATCATCGCGACCAGCTTCGGCTGCCCGTACGAGGGGGACGTCGATCCCCGGCGGGTCGCCGGCATCGTCGACCGCGTCGTCAGCGACGGCGCGGACCGGGTGGCCTTCGGCGACACCACCGGCATGGGTACGCCCCGTCGGGTCCGCGAGCTGATCACCGCGGTACGCGACCGCAACGCGCACATCCCGGTGCTGCTGCACTTCCACAACACCCGGGGCACTGCCCTGGCCAACCTGCTGACCGCACTGGAACTGGGCGTCACCGAGTTCGACGCGAGCGTCGGCGGCCTCGGCGGCTGCCCGTACGCCCCGGGGGCCAGCGGCAACCTGGCCACCGAGGAGGCCGTGCACATGCTGCACGACATGGGCATCGACACCGGCATCGACCTGGACGCCCTGATCGAGGCGGCCGAGCTGGCCGAGGACCTGGTCGGCAAGAAGCTCCCCTCCGGCGTCCTCCGCGCCGGCCCCCGCACCCGCCTAACCCCCCGCTGA